Proteins found in one Podarcis muralis chromosome 5, rPodMur119.hap1.1, whole genome shotgun sequence genomic segment:
- the LOC114599582 gene encoding P2Y purinoceptor 1-like, with the protein MDLMEGEIDSLANTTAGTTPLNIELLCPVNTDFTQWFLPTIYLVVSLLGVVGNGLGLWNLCASSRKGSWSALSVLVCNLGVADLLYVVTLPFLVSYYLLGRVWLFGQGWCRVTRLLFHLNLYASIGFLTCISVHRYLGIVYPLRMLGRCQTLGPTVSLSVVVWAWVLIQLSPDFIFSKTDRVGVKCHDTTEHENLGTYLPYILTITVTGFVIPFLIITGCYCHVVLVLQRNRNVDPILRRRSIKLVVLVTVLFSVCFLPYHIFRNLNLLSRRWQLQGSCTQTLRNIYIAYQVTRGLASLNSAVNPLLYLMASEDLVTQSRAFGRRMRKALGYLWQSQNQQRLDQNKQSIMLNEECEEVSNYL; encoded by the coding sequence atggACCTCATGGAAGGAGAAATAGACAGCCTGGCCAACACCACAGCTGGCACCACCCCACTCAACATTGAGCTCCTGTGCCCCGTGAACACGGATTTCACCCAGTGGTTCCTGCCGACGATTTACCTGGTGGTCTCTCTGCTAGGGGTTGTGGGCAACGGGCTGGGCTTGTGGAACCTGTGTGCCAGCTCTCGGAAGGGCAGCTGGAGCGCCCTCAGCGTCCTGGTGTGCAACTTAGGGGTGGCGGACTTGCTGTACGTGGTCACACTCCCTTTCCTGGTCTCCTACTACCTCCTGGGTCGCGTGTGGCTCTTTGGCCAAGGCTGGTGCCGGGTGACGCGTCTGCTGTTCCACCTGAACCTTTATGCCAGCATCGGCTTCCTGACCTGCATCAGTGTGCATCGTTACCTGGGCATCGTGTACCCGCTAAGGATGCTGGGCAGGTGCCAGACCCTCGGGCCTACCGTCTCGCTCAGCGTCGTGGTCTGGGCCTGGGTCCTCATCCAGCTCTCTCCCGACTTCATCTTCAGCAAGACGGACCGTGTGGGTGTCAAGTGCCATGACACGACGGAGCACGAGAACCTGGGGACCTACCTGCCATACATCCTGACCATCACAGTGACCGGCTTCGTCATCCCTTTCCTCATCATCACGGGATGCTACTGCCACGTGGTCCTGGTCCTGCAGAGGAACCGGAACGTGGACCCCATCCTCAGGCGCAGGAGCATCAAACTGGTGGTGCTGGTGACGGTGCTCTTCTCCGTCTGCTTCCTCCCCTACCACATCTTCAGGAACCTCAACTTGCTGTCGCGGAGGTGGCAGCTCCAGGGGTCCTGCACTCAGACTTTGAGGAACATCTACATCGCATATCAAGTGACACGAGGCTTGGCCAGCCTCAACAGTGCTGTGAATCCTCTCTTGTACCTGATGGCTAGCGAGGACCTGGTGACCCAGTCAAGGGCTTTTGGCCGAAGGATGAGAAAGGCGCTGGGGTATCTTTGGCAAAGTCAAAACCAGCAGCGCTTGGACCAAAATAAGCAAAGCATTATGCTCAATGAAGAATGCGAGGAGGTGTCTAATTATCTCTGA